TCGATGGTTTGAACGCCGAAACATTTGAGCGAGTCCTATCGAGTGTGGCCAAGACCCGGAAGTTCTTCGCTCGGATGGCCGACACGTTCAATGGTGATCTGTTTCCGCCGCCTCCGCGCGACGCCGCACTCGTCGATCAGTTGACGGAAGAGCGGCTGGAAATCGCGCAGTGCATCCTGGCCGGCACGGAAGTGGCATCGGGTCAAACAAGCCTCCCCTTCTGGCGATACGATTTCAGCGTTATCCCGATTGAGGTCATCAGCTCGATCTATGAGCGGTTCATTCACACGGCAAAGCAGGATGAAGCGATCAAGGCGGGCACGCACTACACGCCGGTCAATCTAGTCGACTTCGTTCTGACGCAGGTTTTCGACGACGGCCTGTTCGACGACAAGTTGCGCGCCGACGCCAAGGTCTTGGACTTGGCTTGCGGTTCCGGCGTTTTCCTGGTCGAGGCACTGCGCAGGCTGATCGCCAGGAGGCTCGCGGGGGGCGAGAAGTTCACTCGCGACCTTGTCCGCGATGCCCTGTACAACCAGGTCTATGGAATCGACATCGAGCCGACGGCAATCGAAATCGCTGCCTTTAGCCTCTGCCTTACCGCATTCGAGCTCGACCCGACACCGAATTCCCGTTACCAGCTTAAGTTCAAAGAACAGCTCAGCGGCCGTAATCTCTTCGCGGCTGACGCCTTCGACGTTGAGGCGCCGTTCAACAGCGCGCCCGCCTTCCGCGACAAGCGGTTCGATGTTGTCGTGGGCAACCCGCCCTGGACGCGCCCTAAAGGCAGCTTGTCCATAAGCCCGAGTGGTCAACAGCGCTACTTAGAATACTGCCGATCGAAGGAGCCGGAACCGATTCCACTGCCTTTCCGCGATCCTCCCGAGCAGGCGTTTGTATGGCGGTCACGAGATTTCGCACGGCCGACGGCTCGCATCGGCGTGGTCCTCGAAGGCAAGCGTTTTTTCAGCCAAGAGACGCAGTCGCTTGTCGCCAAGAAAGCGCTTCTGAGCCAATTCGAGCCCAAGCTCTTCGTTAATTTCGCCGGCCTTCATGACCAAAAACTGTTCCCCGCAACGAAGCAACCGGCAATTGTTCTTATTGCCGCAAATCGAGTCGCCGCAGAAGGCGCCGCTTTTCCGTTCGCGTCCGTCGAATTTTCTCGCACCTTCCGCAAGCACGGCATCCTGCAAATCGGCACCGAGCACGTCCACAGGATGTCCGTTTCGATTGCCGCGTCAAGTCCCTACGCATTGAAGGTCGCCACGTGGGGATCGGCGCGCGACAGGGCGCTCATTGAGCGCCTGATGAAGGAGCACAATTCGCTTGAGAAGCTGCTGGCGGAGCGCGGCATTGAGATGCACCAGGGCTACATTGAGGGAAATCGCGAACTTCCCGTCCCGCCCGAACTGCATGGCCTTCCGTGCCTTACCGGCGGTGGAATGCCACCATTCGAACTCGCCCTTGACGGACTCCCGCCCTTCACGGAGAAGTTTCTCGAAAGGCCGCGCGATGCAGCGACGTATCGCGGGCCGCTGCTCCTTTGCGCAAGCGGCCTCCGAGGCAACAGGATCATCGCAGCTTACTGCGATGACGACGTTGTTTACTCGCGTTCGCAGCACGGTGCGTCTTTTGCCAAAGGCGATCGCTCCCTCGCCTTTTATCTTAATGCCATAATCAACTCCGCACTTGGCACCTATATGACGTTTCTTACCTCTACGCATTGGGGGGTCGAGAAGCAGGAACTTCTTCCGAATGACGCGCTCCGGCTGCCGGTCCCCAGCCCTGAGACCGCCGACCGTGAGATTATTGAGCAGCTACTGAGCGTCGAGCGCGTCCTTCGCAAGGCGGCTCGAGCAGGGCGTTATGACGAGGCGCACTTGGTCCAACTGGACCAACTGGTCTTCGCCCTTTACGACCTCGATCCCCACGAGCGCGTGATCGTCGAGGATATGGTTGACACCACGATCGATTTCCAGCGCAATCACGAAAAATCGCACACCATGCAGCCTGCATCGCTTGCCGATCGCGAAGCATACGCAGAGCACTTCATGGCGGTCATCCAACCGTTTTTCGAAACGCTGAAAAAACGGCGCATCATCGCTGATGTGATTGATGTAGATGCGCCGCTGAGGGTTGTTCGCTTCCAGATTGTGCCCTGGTCGCGAAATGAACGACCAGCCCTACTCGTGCGAAGCGCGCCAGAGTTCCAAAGCGTGCTTGACGAAATCGCGAACAGCCTCGACGAGCCTCTGACTTTCGACATCAGCACTCGTCGTTATCTCCGCGTTTACGCCGACGACATCGTCTACGTCATCAAGCCCTCGCAACGGCGGTTTTGGACGCGGTCGGCCGGATTGGCCGATGGAGACAGGGTCATGAAGGATTTTCTGGAACAAGGGGCCAGATGAACGACTTTAGAACACACTCTCGGGCCGGCCGAATCCGGCCCTCGAAAGCGCCGCCGGTTACCGAAGATGTCGTTGCGACGGTGTTGGATATCATCGTCGCCGCGTGGCCGCGAGTTTGCGCCACGGGCATCTCGCGAATGACTTCGGAGGACGCAATCACTGACAAGCTTCGGTGGGCAATGGTTGCTGAGAAGCGCCGGCGGAAACCGCCGCCACCGGTGCGGTTCGAGCGAGAAACGCAACGCGACGACCCAGAGGGCGCGTTCGCGACCGGACTAGTCGACATCTTCGTTACCTACAGCAACGACGAGACCGTCTATCTCGCCATCGAGTGCAAGAAGGTCAACGACCGTCATGAGACGCCCGCAAGAAAATACATCGAAGAGGGCGTCTGCCGCTTCAGCACCGAAAAGTACTCGCCGAACCATCCGTTTGGCGCGATGGTCGGCTACGTGACCGACGGAACTCCCGAATCAACGGCCAAATTCCTGGGCGATAAGATCATTGCCTTCGACAGCTCCGCAACCGGGCTCGTCGCCAAGTGGGGCTGGCGGGCAGAGACGCGGTTCGGCGCGATCCCCAATCTTCACTCGACCCAGCACAGGCAGCACAAGACGAAAAACACCATCCTGTTGGTCCACTTGTATTTGGCGTTTTCGGGTAACAAGGCTTCCTCGGCTGGCACGCCAGCGCATTCCGGTTAAACTACTTTCGGCGTGACCGAACCGTGCCTTACGCGCGGGCCAGGGAAACCTGGCATCGGCCACGCTTTTGCAACTATGGACGTTGCTGGCGGTGCTACTGGTGCCTTGTCAACTCTGCTTGGATTCCGCCGCCGAGGGCAAATGCCTCTGAAACCGCCGCGTCCCAGATCGGGCATGAGGCCAGAAGGTGCTTAACGCACCAGGCGAACAGAGACCGAAGGAACGCACAGCAATCGTGCCTTGACAAAACATAGGCGACATCGAGCTTCTGCACAATTGACGCCCCATCTTGACGCTCTTTGAATATCGTGCCGGCCGCACGCGCCGCTCTCTCCAATTCGTGTTTTGGATGCGGGATGTCCTCCACGTCGCCGGCATGGTCTGACGGCAAAACCGCTGTCCCAAGGGCGGCATTAACCGCCTCGTAGTTCGCAAAATAATATGCCTCCAGCATATTCGCGAAGAAGTGGACCGACGCGCGAGACCGCTCTTCCGGTCGCAGCATCGTGTCAATTGCCGTCCGGTAACGCTCCCAGATGGCCTGGAGCTCGCCGCGCCGGTCGCGCTCAACATCGTCGAGCACGATGAGAAAACGGCACGGCTGGTTTTTCAAAAAACCGCGAGCTGTCAAGCCCAACTCGACCGCGTCCTTGTCGGGGATCAGGGAACCGCGGCCAACCATTCTGAGACGCTTTTTTTCGCCAATCACGCCGCGCTGGTCGATCTTGCGCAGCACTTCGAAGCTGCAGCCGGCACACGCCGCCAGGGCCGAGAAGAGCGACGGCAAAAACTCCCGCTCGCCCTTGCCGGTCACGATCAGCCCGAAGCAACAGTGGTTGCACGGCGGGGCGTCGAAAGCACCCCTGGGTACCTCGCTCATGATGTCTGGGCCACCTCAGCCTGAGGAGCGACAGCCTCTGCCATGTAGAGCGAGCCCAGAGCATATTGATCGAGCAGGTCGCGCAGCTCGGCCTTGTGGGCTAGACGAACAACCTGGGTCTCGCGGGCGTCGCCCATTTCGAAAACCAGCGCGGATTCCACCGGAAACTGGCTCATGAGCACCGGGGAATGTGTCGCCATGAACACCTGTCGGTTCCAGTTCGTCGCCGCTTCCTGAACCGCCTCGCCGAATACGGCGAGCGCATGAGGGTGCAACGACGCCTCGGGCTCGTCAAAAATAATCACCGAGCCGCGGTTTTGCTGGTCGCCAAACAGAGCCGTCAGCAAACCAAGCAACTGAATATGGCCATCGGATACGCCGGATGCCTGAATCGGATTTCGCCGTCCTTCCTCAATAAAGCTCGCATAAACGCGGTCCGGCCCGAGTGGCTCAATCACGAGGTCGCGGAACGCTCTCGGAAACGCCTTCCGCATGAAGGCGATGATTTGATCGTACCGCTGGTCAAGTGCTCGTCTCCCCTGAAGATTGCGCAAGGCCGACCAAAGGTTCTGCCAACGGTCCCAAAGAAATGTGTGCTGGCTCGATTCGGCGCCGAACTTCCGAAGCTGGTAAAAATTCGGGGCCCGCGAGTGATAATAATGAATCGCGTGTAAAAGGTCGTCGAGGTCGCTGGTTTCGGGTCCGGGTTGGCAAAACAGCAGATAGTTCGAAAGTGCCAGTTTTTGCGGGTCGCGGAGTTTACCGATCGACATCGTTTGCCCAAGCTGCTCATGATAAAAAACAGCTTCCGCACTCCCTACCTTGCGATCCACGAGATCCAAACCGCGCACCGTAGAGACCAATTTCTCGCCGACGAATGGCTCGATTCGGCCCGCGGAGAAGCCAAAAGAGACGGTGTACCGGACTGCCGCGGTTTCCAGCGTGATTTCCATGCGGTCGTCCTCGCCGCAACCGTCCCAGAGCACACCGATTCCGTGGTGCCGGTCTGATGCCGCCTGCTCGGTGCCGCGGATGGCACAGTCGCGCAAGAACCAGAGCGCATCGAGAAACGTCGTCTTGCCGACCCCGTTCGGGCCGAACAGCACATTAATCGGGACGCACGCCACGGAAACGTCGCGGATGCACCGATAGTTCTTGGCCCTGATGGTTTTGAGTGTTGCTTTCATGACTCTTATTCTAGCGGTTCGACAACCTGCCGTCTTTTACTCTCCCCGCCAACCGCGCTCAAGCGGGCCGCTCGAGCTGGTCGTTTGGGCTGTCGCTACGGCTCGTCAAACAAGGTTCGCTCGGCCTTCGGAGCCAGCGCCGCTTCGCGGAGTTTGATTTCGGTGCGCAGGGTGGGACGCTCGGCGAGCAGCGCGCTGGCGAGACGCCAGTCGTCGGTGTCGCGAGGCAGGACTTCGAATAGCGCCTGGGCCAGCCGCCAAAAGCCGGCGTGCTCGGCGAGGTCGTGAGTGTGGAGATATTGGACGAGGGCGGCGCGGTCGCCACGCTGCCAGTAGAGCATGGCGCGATGGAGTTGGTCGATGAGGGGCGATTCTTCGTCTTCGCCCAGGTGCGGGCGGTCGAGACGGTCGGCGAGGAGGGCCAAGCGGCAGGTGGGGCCGTCGACCATGAACAGGCCGCGGCCGCGGGCCACCTCGAGCGCCTCTTCGGCGTCGCCGCCGACTTGCACGACCAATCGCATGTCGTCGAACGCCTGCTCGGTCACGCCGTAGAGGTTGGCCCAGACGAAATAGAGCCGCGACAGGCGGTCGCCCGTGAATTCGCCCGCGATCCCCTTGAGGGCCGCCTCGCGGACAAGCTGCAACAGTTCGGGCACGGTCACGGGCGTCCCGTCGGCGCGTTCGACGCGCTGGTGCTTGCCGAACTCGCCCACGGCCGGGCCATAGCAGGCCACAATCAGGTCGGCGCCCCGGAAGCCGTAGTCCCAGAACCGCTTGACGCTCTCCTTTACCACCCGCTCGATCTGGCGCCGCACGTCCTGAAACGACGCCGGCGGCGCCGCCACCCGCGGCCGGCAGACCACCGTGATCGACGATTCCAACGCCGAGCTGTCCAAACCCCGAGCGCGGTTCTTCAATTCCATATCGAGCGCGAGTGTCGCGGTGATGTTCAGGCCAGCTTCAAATAATGCGTTGACGAGCGCCGTCCATGCTTTCGTCGTTTGGTGCGCGAAGATCACCGTGACCACGCCATTGTCTTTGCAGACCCGCCGTGCTTGGGTGAAGCACCCAGCCAATTTTCGCGTAAAGTGCTCGTCCGCTTTTTCGGCATCGCCCCCGTGCCGGTGGTTCATTGCCGTCGCTTCTTCGTCCTTTGGCGTTTGGGGCGTTGCAAAAGCTTCGGGAACAATGTCGTGCAGGGCGCGCTTGAGCCAGACATAGAACATGTCCGACAAATCCGCGTAGGCATACATGTTGAAGTAGGGCGGATCGGTGACCACATTGTCGATGCTCGCACTTGGAAGCGCCAATCCGGCGCTATCTCCCAAGGTCACGCGACATCCAGCGTCTGAGAATCCGACCGCCAATTGCTCGTGGAATATGACGCGCCGGATCCAATCAAGCTGCGATAAGCCGCCGCCGCTAGCGTCATTAAACGGATTCACTTCAGCATAATCCCAAAGCATGGAGAGCTTTGCCATATCAAAGGGCTGCTCAAACTTCTCTCCCGAGTAGTGCCAGCGAGTGAATGAAGTCATGCGGACAATCATTCTGTCGACCCACATCGCCAGGTAGCACGCGACCGCTTGCCAATAAGAGTCAACACCGTCACCGAGGGATTGAGAGAAAATCTCGTGAAGAGAGTCGTTCAGCGTCTGGATCGCGACAACTTGTCGCGGGTTGAACAAATCGCCCCATCGCATAAAGCCGTACAAATGTACGCGAATTCCGGTTGAGTTTGAGACGTCATCTTCGTCGACACCTCGCTGCGTGATCTCAGGCAAGATCGGCTCCGCGGGTCGTTCAACGCTCGCTGCGAGCTCGGCCGCTTGTTTGGCCGCAGCGAAATCAACGGCTTCCGGGGCGCGGTAGTCTTTGCCGTTGGGCGCATCGGTAATCACGGCTACCAGCCGCTCGCCGAGCTTCTTGTCTTTGCCGGCCTGGCGCAAATCGGCCACGGGCGTCGGCTGTTCGCAGATCGGACAGCGGCAGTTGCCCCGAGTCAGCATTGTGCCTTGCGTGCGTGTAATCGCCTCCCCTTTGGCGATGCCGAACTTCACTTCTTTGCCGTTGACCTTAATGGTCAGGGCGACCTTCTTTGCATCCTTGTTGCAAATCAGCAGGCTGCTCAAGAGCGGAATCTCCGCGCGGCACGAAGTATTCGAGCAGGGCGCGGTGCGCGCCCAGAGATAGCCGACCACCGGCAGGTTGTCGGAGCCGACCGGGTAAAGGTGGCCGATCTTTTCTTTGGCGCGTCGCAGAATCTCCTGCGCGTAATGCTCGACGTCGTAAGCCAGCACGTTGGGCACTTCGACCTCGGCCAGCGAACCGGCCGGCTGGCGCATGCCCGGCTTGCCGTACTTTTGCGGAAACTCGCAGGTGGCCCGCAGAATCAGATAGGCCACCGGGTTATAGTCGTTGGCGATCGGCTGGGCGCCGATGCGGCCCGCTTCGAGCGGTATCGCGCCCCCGCCGGCGAACGGATCGAGCACCGTCGGCACTGCGCCGCCGTTGGCGACGCGCACCAGCTCACGGGCGATCCAGAGCACTTTGCGGCCGACCTCGTTGGGCATTTCACGGCTGCCGACCTTGATCGTGGGGCCGCTCGTTTCCCATTTCACCAGCGAACGGTCGTCGAGCAGGCGCTCGGGCTTCGGCTCGCTGGTGCTTTGCCCGGCGTCGAACGCCAGCCATTCGGGCGACCACTTGGCGACGAACATCATCAGCCGGTTGCGCAAGGTATCGGGCTGGCCGGCGTAGGGGCGATAAGGGTCGGGGTCGAGGTGCGTCTGCCGCCCGCGGCGATACGATTTGAGCACGTCCGCTACGTCGCTCTTCAAGTGTCGCTCGACCGCCGCGCGGAAGTCGGCCGGGCAATCGGGATGATCGGGGTCGAACACCAGCGAGCCGAACACGACCGCCCGCGACGCGGCCAGCGGCCGCCGCGCGAACCACAGGTGCAAGGTGGAGATATGCCCGTGGCGCAGCGACTTGTCGCGCACGCTTTCGGCCGAGATTTCACGGATGGGCAGGGCGACTTCAATCAGGCGGGGGGCAGTCATGCTCGTCTCCGTGCTGCCGCCAGTCCGCCTCGGTGACGAAGTATTGGACCTGCCGGTAAAGCATAGCCGGGTGAAGCCGCGACATGGGATCGCGGATGATCCGCAGCCGCGGCCGTAACGTAGCAGGCACCGCGCACCCGCGCGCGGGTGGCGTGCCGTCGCCTTGAGCCGATTCTCGTTCACTGCCGCAGAACGTCACAATGTAGAGATAGGCCCGGTCGCCGAGCTGCTCGAGCTTGTCGCGTTCGGGGGCGGTGAGCACGACGCCGCCCGAAGCGGCCCGGCCCTTGACCTCGATGAACCGCCGCTCGCCGTCGGGGCCTTCGCTGCGAATGTCGTAATGCTCGCCGTCGGCAGAGATGTCGATTGGATTCCAGCCGCGTGAGCGCTCGTAACGCATCACCACCTGCATCGCGATCCGCTCGATCTCGTCGTCGCGGCGCATCGGCAAACCGCCGCCGGCCGCCGGTTCTTCGGGCGGCGCCCCTTCGCCCAATGCGTCATCGAGCACGGCCACCGGCGCGGGCAGCACCAGGGCCGAGGTGATGACTTCCGGCAGGTTGGCGGTCAGCCGCAGCATCAGCTCCAGCTCTTCCAAGCGGCGCGTCTTGCGGGCCTTGAGGTCGTTGAGCCGGCGTTCGAGCTTTTCGCGTTCGTCGGCGTCGTCGTTGCCGAAGAGCGAGGCCCGCTGTAATTCTTCGAGCTTGAGCGACTGCTCGGTGATCAGCTCAGTGAAGGTGGTTTCCAGATAATGTCTGCGCAGCTCGCATTCGGCACGGCGATGCTCGCTGACGCGCCGCATCTGGTGTTCGGTGAGATTGGTGTACGACCAGAGCTGCACTTCGTCGGTGGGAAAATCGGGAACGGCGAGCGTGGGGGCGAGGGAGGATGCGTCGGAGTTGGGTTGAGTGACGTCTTGCGCGGAGGAGGGCCCCTCGGTGGTAGGCGACGGCACACTGAGTGTGCTTGCTACTTTGGGGGCTGCGACTATTTCAGTGAAGTTCAACACCGTGGCGGGCGAGACCGCACGCAGGCCGTGATGGTCGGCCAGCACGACGCTGAATTGCTGATGTGCCAGCCGTTTGCGCGCTTCCTGCCGTCCGTCTTCAACCGCGGAGCGCACCAGCCAGAGCCGCTGCGGCACGGCGATGTTCGGATCGCAAAGCGTGGCCCCTTTGGCAAAACTCTCGCGCGCCTCGTGGATGGCCCACTCGGTCACGGCGTCGAACAGCGGATGTCCGGAACCGAGCAGCCGCGTGTATTCGGGCACGCGCTGCGGGCTGGCGACCGAGACGAGCTGCTTGTCGAACACAAAGGGATTCTCGTACTTATCTGCGATGTGCAGTCGGAGGCGGCGAGCAACCTCCATCACTTTCGACGGCAGCGGGCCGACGTGATAGACGGGATAATGGTCGTCGGGCCGGACCGTGCCGCCGGCCGCGCGCCAGGCGTTGATGAAAAAGTTCCGCATAAACAGCGGCTGCAAGCGGCGCTCATCGGAAGCGTCGCGCAACTGCCGGGCGTCGGCCAAATCCAACCTGGAGGCGAGCGACTGTTTCTTCTGCAAGGCCACGAGCTCGTCGGCCTTTTGCTCCAGCTTGGGATCGGCGATCATGCGGCCGGCTTCCTTGGCGACTTCCTTCGCCTGGTCGGCATCCTCCGCGTCGATGGAGCGCTCGATCATGGTGACGAGCGGCACGTCTTCCAGCAGGTCG
This genomic interval from Pirellulales bacterium contains the following:
- a CDS encoding N-6 DNA methylase yields the protein MDEAKSEYIEQLEALGFYADGHPTEGVLGGELLRNARKAASDAGHIDRSFKYSAVLNPDKLGVTDVYELDDSPCIYFKSFGSDPSPDQLAGWHKAAWNHGLGRMLWICTPTEIRVFNAFAPPPESPEGLSSPELLLFKGLAKRLDTIKAKRLTRQQIESGEFWFGPLGRRIDRKNRVDEQLVADLSNAAVKLGERGLKGVEAHRLLLRTIFIAYLEAKGILPKELFDGLNAETFERVLSSVAKTRKFFARMADTFNGDLFPPPPRDAALVDQLTEERLEIAQCILAGTEVASGQTSLPFWRYDFSVIPIEVISSIYERFIHTAKQDEAIKAGTHYTPVNLVDFVLTQVFDDGLFDDKLRADAKVLDLACGSGVFLVEALRRLIARRLAGGEKFTRDLVRDALYNQVYGIDIEPTAIEIAAFSLCLTAFELDPTPNSRYQLKFKEQLSGRNLFAADAFDVEAPFNSAPAFRDKRFDVVVGNPPWTRPKGSLSISPSGQQRYLEYCRSKEPEPIPLPFRDPPEQAFVWRSRDFARPTARIGVVLEGKRFFSQETQSLVAKKALLSQFEPKLFVNFAGLHDQKLFPATKQPAIVLIAANRVAAEGAAFPFASVEFSRTFRKHGILQIGTEHVHRMSVSIAASSPYALKVATWGSARDRALIERLMKEHNSLEKLLAERGIEMHQGYIEGNRELPVPPELHGLPCLTGGGMPPFELALDGLPPFTEKFLERPRDAATYRGPLLLCASGLRGNRIIAAYCDDDVVYSRSQHGASFAKGDRSLAFYLNAIINSALGTYMTFLTSTHWGVEKQELLPNDALRLPVPSPETADREIIEQLLSVERVLRKAARAGRYDEAHLVQLDQLVFALYDLDPHERVIVEDMVDTTIDFQRNHEKSHTMQPASLADREAYAEHFMAVIQPFFETLKKRRIIADVIDVDAPLRVVRFQIVPWSRNERPALLVRSAPEFQSVLDEIANSLDEPLTFDISTRRYLRVYADDIVYVIKPSQRRFWTRSAGLADGDRVMKDFLEQGAR
- a CDS encoding AAA family ATPase, with amino-acid sequence MKATLKTIRAKNYRCIRDVSVACVPINVLFGPNGVGKTTFLDALWFLRDCAIRGTEQAASDRHHGIGVLWDGCGEDDRMEITLETAAVRYTVSFGFSAGRIEPFVGEKLVSTVRGLDLVDRKVGSAEAVFYHEQLGQTMSIGKLRDPQKLALSNYLLFCQPGPETSDLDDLLHAIHYYHSRAPNFYQLRKFGAESSQHTFLWDRWQNLWSALRNLQGRRALDQRYDQIIAFMRKAFPRAFRDLVIEPLGPDRVYASFIEEGRRNPIQASGVSDGHIQLLGLLTALFGDQQNRGSVIIFDEPEASLHPHALAVFGEAVQEAATNWNRQVFMATHSPVLMSQFPVESALVFEMGDARETQVVRLAHKAELRDLLDQYALGSLYMAEAVAPQAEVAQTS
- a CDS encoding DUF1156 domain-containing protein, with protein sequence MTAPRLIEVALPIREISAESVRDKSLRHGHISTLHLWFARRPLAASRAVVFGSLVFDPDHPDCPADFRAAVERHLKSDVADVLKSYRRGRQTHLDPDPYRPYAGQPDTLRNRLMMFVAKWSPEWLAFDAGQSTSEPKPERLLDDRSLVKWETSGPTIKVGSREMPNEVGRKVLWIARELVRVANGGAVPTVLDPFAGGGAIPLEAGRIGAQPIANDYNPVAYLILRATCEFPQKYGKPGMRQPAGSLAEVEVPNVLAYDVEHYAQEILRRAKEKIGHLYPVGSDNLPVVGYLWARTAPCSNTSCRAEIPLLSSLLICNKDAKKVALTIKVNGKEVKFGIAKGEAITRTQGTMLTRGNCRCPICEQPTPVADLRQAGKDKKLGERLVAVITDAPNGKDYRAPEAVDFAAAKQAAELAASVERPAEPILPEITQRGVDEDDVSNSTGIRVHLYGFMRWGDLFNPRQVVAIQTLNDSLHEIFSQSLGDGVDSYWQAVACYLAMWVDRMIVRMTSFTRWHYSGEKFEQPFDMAKLSMLWDYAEVNPFNDASGGGLSQLDWIRRVIFHEQLAVGFSDAGCRVTLGDSAGLALPSASIDNVVTDPPYFNMYAYADLSDMFYVWLKRALHDIVPEAFATPQTPKDEEATAMNHRHGGDAEKADEHFTRKLAGCFTQARRVCKDNGVVTVIFAHQTTKAWTALVNALFEAGLNITATLALDMELKNRARGLDSSALESSITVVCRPRVAAPPASFQDVRRQIERVVKESVKRFWDYGFRGADLIVACYGPAVGEFGKHQRVERADGTPVTVPELLQLVREAALKGIAGEFTGDRLSRLYFVWANLYGVTEQAFDDMRLVVQVGGDAEEALEVARGRGLFMVDGPTCRLALLADRLDRPHLGEDEESPLIDQLHRAMLYWQRGDRAALVQYLHTHDLAEHAGFWRLAQALFEVLPRDTDDWRLASALLAERPTLRTEIKLREAALAPKAERTLFDEP